The DNA segment CATGAGAAAGTAAGTTTTCTGTTTCCTGAGAAGTGGAGCTGCTCTCTTCTGGATCAGTCAGCAAACTTGTAGTTGTCATCTTCGTTTGGCTTCTTTCGCTTAAAGCTGGAATGCCATTATAAACAGACATAAAAAGCCAAAATTCCAACCAAACAGTTGTACAAGTCCATATGGCCAAAGCCATTGCAGATGCCTTTAGTGATACAAAGCTGATAATGAAGCCACTTATAACAGGAGCTATTAACTTGCAGATTAAATCAATCCGTCTGATAATTGAATTTATCTTTGTCAAAACTTCTGGAGCATGGCTTTCTGATATTACCACCACCCTGTTCTTTGAAAATAACGATACCAAAATTAGAGTtgctgaaaattttaaagtcagTTTTTTCTGCTTAATATGTCAGGATTACCATTCTCTTTCAATCAGGATGGTACCAGCAAGAGTAGAAAGCGCACCAACAGCTCCAGAGATGTCAGTTAGTAACAACAGTAAGATGAATGCTCCGAAATTTGTGGACTTCAAGGTTGAGAAAACCAGTAAGGCAATCACTGAAACTCCAGCAATGATAAAGGAAAGATTCTGAGACACTAACCAAATTCTGAGAGCCTGCCAATAGGAATTCAACAAGTGAATTTAAAGGatcaaaatttatcatcagGATCCAGCACCTCAAGCTGCCCAATTAAATAAAAGCACTAACCTTTTTATAGGTCAACCGCTCAACCCACTGGCCAATGATGGAACCAAACAATGCAGTGGAGGCAGATTCAATGGCACCATAAATAGCAGCAAAGAGTAAAGAGTCTGGCCAAATACTAATCATATACAAAGCGACAGAGAATTCCCACATTCTGCACACAGCATATAACGTTACAAGGAATCACATGCCATAGAGctgaaaactaacaaatttataaatataaaatagttccTGGTAGATCAGTCAGTTTAATTAGTGTGCAATTAGGATCTTGTTTTGGCAAAATTTCTGCTTAAGTGTAATATATTGTTATGGAactcaaagaaaacaaacagaaaagTGCATAGATACTTAAAAGAAGAGCATAAGTATTTATGTGAAAAaccaaaaagggaaaaaatcacAAACGCACCATCgagaaatttttttactatGGAGGAAGATTCTATCTGCTGGTCATACCCCCTTTACCGTAGATTACTAACTGTTATATTTACTTTAATGTAACGAGAAGTTTATTTGATGACTCTTGTGGTTCATACCATTTGGGTGAAGCCCCCCACACCCAATATGAGATCAGTGGTGAGCTACGAGATTAGACCTATTGGCCTAATCTCTCTGTTGCCATCACAGATCTTTTTGGATTCGGGTCACTACTATACCTCATATATTTTAAGTTGAAACAGatgtataattttgatatattagcTGTTGAGTCGTTCAACTAATATATACTGTTCAAAATACTCTGCAACTTTTTAATGGCTGAAATTAGAGCCACTGCGTTTGATGAAAATGGAGCAGATAATTTCTAATTGAAAAACTCGAAATTGCACAAGgccaaaaaatttacaaaagaaaaaaaaatggaaaaattcaaatgttataagggtaaaataatttttacaaagCATTAAAAAACTCAATGGAAGCTGTTATTGACTATTACCAAGAATTGTGTCATCTGGGGTTGAAAAAGTTCTAAATATATTAACGTAAAataaaatggaagagaaaaaaaattaacctggCGCCCCATCTGGCTAAGAAATAGGCAACATACAAATATGTGAGTAGAGATGAAGGAAGAGGAGGCTGTTCTTGGACAATGAGTGGTTCTCTCTCCATATGATCTTTCCTTATTCAGTTAATTATTGCACTTTTTAGAGCTTCTTGAAGAGAAGGTTATATCTGCAATAATGCTGTATATACATGAAGATGATTCTATCTCCCAGATGATGGTGACATCGTCACGTGGGAAGCAGAAGGTAAGAATAAATATGTGGTGCAGTTACACTTGCTTTGCCAAAGTATGGCTGACAAGTAGTTGAGTTGAGACTGTTTGTTACTTTGATTTCTTCTATGTCTCCATTATTTTAGTAGGAATGGATACTATTCCAATGTTCTGCAGAGATTTAACTGCAATACATGCTCTaaataattcttattttttattgagaTATGCAATTCAGTTCGTTGACAATGCTTGCTCTGTTTTTCGTGAGGATTCAAACGAGCTTatgaatttaattcgaattcaaacaGGCCCTTATTAAGGTTCCATTCAACTGTACTCTACCCCTTATATAAGtgaaaatctttaaataatattcGAGATAGGTTCAGCTGACCAATCCATACACATCAATTTTCATTACAGGCGAATATTTTGTTGGGAAGTGCTGACAAAATTTTCAGATGGGTTTTGTTACCTTCCTGCAATTAAGAGTAGAAAATCACTGTCTAGATAACCTTTGTAGTCGCTGGAACAGAACAAGATGCTATCTGTCACAATGCCAATTTTTTTCCAGCAGCGTCAGTCTACAATTGGCACCTTGTGATGCAACCAAGTTCTGGCAACTTGGTTCAGCAATTTTCTCACACAGAGTTTGGGTCAAGAAGAGCGAGATCAATGGGCAACAATGCAGCCGCACAACAATGGTTCGTAAGCCATAATAATGAAAGTTAAAACAAAGCACAATAAGCCACCATGCACTCAATAACGAGACACAGTCAATATACGGGCAAATCCAATCCTAACCTTTATTAATCTCAATGATAGATTACAAAGGGTAATATACAAGTAGATCAAAGCAGTTGCTGTCTCACGCTTACACTCTCTATATGTGCATAGGATACCTAGCCCTATTTATTGACACATACAAGTACAACAGTTCCATAGAAGATAGGGCAGTTACAAGAAGTTATGtgctcaaattcaaactaggTAGTTATAAGACTATCAGAGCATATTTCTCTTGTCCAAATAACTGTGGCATCTTGGACATCTCCAACTATCCCTCTGTCACGCTGGCTCCCAGCAATGCTAGCCTTTGCTTGGTCACCCTCATTAGCCCATATCAATCCGCATCACATCTTGGACAAGCAAGCCCACCTAAGCTTCTTGCCTCTGAACCAATACATCTGTTTGGCCTGCAACATCCTTAGCCCAACTTTATGATTCGTCTGCCTTCATTGGGTAGATGGGATGCAACCCAATCTACCAGTGTACTCCGTTTATTAAACAAGTCTGCAAGTCTGTATGCCCACAAAGAAGCCTACAAGCCCTTGCGCAACTCCAACTGTCTAACCGAGTGCCTGCTTTACGCGCACCTTGCCAAGGTCCTGCAGCATGTTCCATTGCTTGGCGCTTTCCGCCCTGCTTCCGAGTCGCACGTGGGCATCGTTACTTGGCGCTGTGCGCTCTAACATATCCAGCTTTGGCGTCACCTTAACGCCTATTCCATATCCCACATGTGCGCGCGTCACTAAGTGCATCCATGTGCGCCTATCATGGCCTCATGCATGCGCACTTGTGGAACCTGTTGCGCACACATTCAGTGCATTGCCGCATGTTCGACTTTAGGGGTGTGACAAACCACCCCCACCCGTTGAACTCAACGTCCTCGTTGAGAGGGTTTGTATTTTGGCTAAGTCATCCAATCTTGGATCCACCTCAGTCCCTCGGATCCAAGCAAAGTCGAAGTTTAGCAAAAATTCAAGGCACGTGTGGCGCATACCCCCACTATCCGGCTCTAAGAAAAATCCATTGTCAATATGGTCTGTAAAAATAGAGAATCGCTTCTCACTCAGGATGCGTTCATGTTCCCTTAAGCAAAACGTTGTGCACAACATTTCCTTTTCTACGTCACTATAGGCAGCCGCACTTGGATTTAATTCCCAAGTATTATGCTTCAATGGTTCTCTATCAAAAAAAAGAACAGATTGTAGTTCATTAGTAGAAACATAGACGTGCATTTTAAAGATATCCTCAAGTATCTGAAAGCCATCTTCCACATGATTacccaaaaccaaaacaaaattcagGTGAACTTGTTTCGCGGTTTGAGTACTAGTGTCTTTCAAGTattctacaatttttttctcaaattacCACAATGTAGTATCTCTTTCCCAAGTGGTTTTGGTCTCAGGCTTCCCTTTCCATAACACCAAAAACTCTGTTCGTTTGAATTTCTTATGTTGGCCAAGGTTCCTGTGATCTAATATCTTTTCAATGTCAAGATCAAACTGCTTCTAAATCGTGGGTGGCGCTCTAGCCATCTTATTCCGATCCGGATCCTGTTCATCGTCATGGTAAGGCTTCAAAAAGCTCATATGAAATGTAGGATGAACCCTGATTCTATCAGGTAGTTTAATCTTATAAGCCACATTGCCCACTCGTTGTACTACCTCAAAGGGTCCATCATACTTCGGAATCAACCCCCGATGCACCGTCTTGCTATTAATCTTCTTCCAAATTTGAGTAAGTTTTAGCATGACCTTATCCCCAACTTGGAATTCCAAATCTCGTCTATGCTGGTCTACATACTTTTTCATCCGTTCTCTGGCTTGTCTCAAACTGTCCTCTACTTTTTCAAGCAACTCTTGCTTGTCTTTGGCGAACCGTATAGCTGTTGGGCATTTCCCTTTGACTATCCATTGTGTGACATCTAAGGGAGTGATTGGTTGGTGCCCCAAGACAATCTCAAAAGGGCTCTTTCTTGTGGATGAGGATTTGTGCAGGTTGTAGCAAAACTGAGTACTATCCAAGAAGTCCAACCAATTCTTTTGACTAGCCGATACATAATGTCATAGGTATTCCtcaagtaaataattaattctctCGGTCTGCCCATTAGTTTGTGGATGATTGGTAGTAGAGAATTTAAGATTTGTTCCCATCATATTGAATAAGGAAGTCTAGAAACATCCTATGAACCTGACATCTCTGTCGCTTACTATATCCAAGGGTAAGCCAAAATGTTTTACCACATGCTTATAAAACAATTCAGCAGCAACATCCGACGAACATGAAGAAAGGGCTGCAACGAACACTGCATATTTCGAAAACCTGTCAACAATAACTAAAACTGATGTTAGTTTGTTTACCTCCGGGAATTCGCTTATGAAATCCATGGATACTGAGATCCAAGGACCAATCGTGGCAGGTAGAGGCTGTAGCAACCTagcttctttctttctctcagtTTTATCTTGTTGACATATGAGGCACGTCTTTACATAGGCTTCTATGTCCTCTTCCATTTTAGGCCAGTAGTAAGACCTAGCCAACAAAGCCGTCATTTGTTCTACTCTTGGATGCCCCGCCCACTGCGGGTTATGTGTTTCCTTGAGTAAGGTTTTCCTTACTTCATCAGCCGCAGGTACATACACATATCACTCTTTGTATTTTAAGAGACTATCTTCTACCCAATATCTTCGCACAATACCATCAGTGACCTACTGTAATAACCTTCCATAGGTGACATCTTTCCGAGCTGCTTTTTTGATCTGTTCCATCATCCCAGTTTCAACATAGGACACAAAATATAATACAACCATAATTGCTTTCCTGCTGAGGGCATCAATAACCTGATTATGTCTCCCAGCTTTATGTTCCCACACAAAGTCATATTCAACAAGAAATTCTTGCCACCGAGCCTGTTTGGGTGAAAGTTTTCTTTGGGTCTTAAAATAAGTATTTGCCATATTATGCATCTTGACAACAAACCGTGTGCCTAACAAATAAACACGCCAAACCTGAAGGCAATGGACTACCGCCACCATTTCCTTCTCATGAGCTGAGTATTTTTGCTTAGCAGGATTCAATTTCCTCCTCTCAAATGCAATTGGATGTCCATCTTGCATTAAGACTCCACCGATAGCCTTATCTAAGGCATCCGTATGCACCTCAAATGGCATCTCAAAGTTAGGCAATCTCAATACAGGTTCAGAAGAGATAGCCTTTTTTAACCCTGTGAAGGTCTTCTCATATTTCTCATTCCAATCCCACATCTCATTCTTCTTTAACAGATCAGTCAAAGGGGTAACAATCTTAGCATATCCCACAATAAACTTTCAGTAATAATTTGCTAACCCAAGAAACGATCTTAATTCTGAGACTTTAGTAGGGGCAGGCCATTCATTGATGGCTATTATTTTTCTAGGATCCATCCTAACTTGATTATTTCCAATAACATGTTCAAGAAACTTGATTTTCTGTCTAGCAAATTCACATTTCTCTACCTTTCCATACAATTGAAATTCCCGCAATTTttccaacaccaatttcaaaTGCATTACATGCTCATCAAGTGAATTGTTATATACAACTATATCATCAAGGTATACCACCACAAAAGCATCCAAAAACTCGTATAAAACTTGATTCATCAAGTTACAGAAAGTAGCAGGCGTATTAGTCATGCCTTTTAGTCAAGCCAAACGGCATGACCAAAAATTCATAAGACCCATACCTTGTTATGCAGGTAGTCTTTGGCTCATCTCCCTGAGCAATGTGCACTTGCCAATAGCCATTTCTTAGGTCCAACTTCGTGAACCAACAAGCTTTGCATAGTCTATCCATCAGGTCTTGAACATGGGGTATTAGATATTTGTCCTTTATAGTGATCTTATTCAAGGCTCTGTAATCTACACACATTTTGAACGATTCGTCTACCTTTTTTTGAAATAGCACTAGCGCCTCGTATGACGCTTTAGAAGGCTGGATATACCTGACTTCCAATAATTCCCCCAATTGCTTCCTTAATTCGGCCAACTCTAAGGGAGACATCATGTATGAAGGTCGAGCAGAAGGCATAGATCCTGGAAccaattcaattttatgatcAATGGCTCTCTTGGGAGGCAGCATTCTCAGTAGTTCAGAAGGCATAACATCTTAAAACTCGTTCAACAACGAAGCAATACTTTCAGGTATCTCCGTGGCATCATCTCCTTTAGTTTCGGTCACTACAACAACGTATGTGTCTAGGCCTGTCTTCAAGCCTTTCTCAATGACTATAGCCAATACTTGCCCCATACTTCCCATTTGTGTTTCCTTCTCCACCTATGGACAACAGGGAATAAAGGAAAAATGTCCCTCTTGCATGAGCATAACATCTCCAAAATGAGGCATAGGTGCAAGTTTGGCTTTTCAGCAAAAGTCAATACCAagtatcaaatcaaaatcctcCAGTGGTATCACCAAAATGTTCACTCGAGTAGACCATCTACTCACAGTGATATTTGTATTATAAGACATCCCCATAACCGATTAAGCCTTAGAGTTCACTGTCTTGAGAATGCTTGGGCTTTTACTCACTTGCAAAGCATACTTTTTCACTACTCTAGATGTAATAAAAGTATGTGTAGCCCCCGTGTCTGCCATAGCTTTAATATCAAGTTTATTCACTTGTATTGAAATATGCATTAAGAGTGAATGAGAAGAAGAAAGGTCTGTTACCGTAGCTACATGCTCCATGTAGTTAATCAATTGTAACATATTAACAAGGGTAGCAACATCGTTATTAGAAGGGGAAGCAGAATCATCAAGCATCAACGCATTCAACTTTTCCTTCTTTGGACAGTCCCTTGCTCTATGAGGACCATTACAGATGAAGCAGTTTTCCAGTCCGACTTCAGCTTATTCTTGTCTACCTGGTCAACATACTTCTtgttatgtttcttttttttccaatggttctttcctttctttccctTGTTTTTAGGCATTGATGTCTTTGAGTCAGGGCCAGACTTTAAATCCAGCAAGCCTTCCGCTACAGCAGTTGCACTCTGTAGATCTTTTACACACTGCCTTCGCAATTCTAATTGTGCCCAAGTTTGTAAATCGGTCATAAAGTTAAATAACTTATCTTCTTCCGATATGTTCTTTACATCTAACATTAAAGAATTGAAGTCTTTTACATATTCTCTCAATGATCTCGTATGTTTCAAGCGTTTCAAAGCATCTCTTGCAACCTACGAGGAATTGAGAGGAAGGAACTGATCCTTCAATTCCTTCTTGAGAATTTCCAATGTATCGATCTTTGGCCTATCTGCAAGTTCGTCTTCCTGAGTCCTGATACACCACCATAACTTAGCATCATCAGATAAATACATTAACACCATTGCAACCTTCTTTCTATTTGGTAAATGAGTGGTTGCAAAATATTGTTCAACATTCCACAAGAAATTTTCGAGTTCTTTGGCACTTCTGATGCCATTGAAGGGCTTTGGTTCTGGCACCTTTACACTCTGAACTCCCTCGCATCTTCCCTCAATACTGCCCATGACCTTCTTCAGGATGGTCAGTTCTAAGTAGTATTCGGTTTGTTTTTTCCGTAAATGATCAACTTTTATCAATAACGAAAATCGTATTTCAACAATGTCAGTCTCAATGTTAGAAATACACATCATTAGATCAATCGAGTTAGCATCATCAAAAAGTTCAGTCGAAGTTCCCAACAAGTGTTCGAGTTTGGAAACACGCTCACTCAAAGCAGCATTTCCCCTAGCCATAATTCCACCCAACAACTATCTTTGTAAtctaggctctaataccaattgtcATAATGCCAATTTTTTTCCTACAGCGTCAGTTTACAATTAACACCTTGTGATGCAACCAAGTTCCCGCAACTTGGTTTAGTAATTTCCTCACACAAAGTTCAGGTCAAAAAGAGCGAGATCAAAGGGCAATAATGTAGCCGCACAACAATGGTTCGTAAGCTATAATAATGAAAGTTAAAACAAAGCACAATAAGCCACCATGCATTCAATAAAGAGACAGTCAATATACGGGCAAATCCAATCCCAACCTTTATTAATCTTAATGATAGATTACAAAGGGTAATATACAAGTAGGTCAAAGCAGTTGTTGTCTCACGCTTACACTCTCTATATGTGCATAGGACACCTAGCCCTATTTATTGACACATACAAGTATAACAGTTCCATAGAAGATAGGGTAGTTACAAGAAGTTATGtgctcaaattcaaactaggCAGTTATAAAACTGTCAGAGCATATTTCTCTTGTCCAAATAATTGTGGCATCTTGGACATCTCCAACTATCCCTCTGTCACGCTAGCTCCCAGCAATGCTAGCCTTTGCTTGGTCACCCTCATTAGCCCATATCAATCCGCATCATATCTTGGACAAGCAAGTCTACCCAAGCTTTTTGCCTCTGAACCAATACATCTGTTTGGCCTACAACATCCTTAGCCCAACTTTATGATTCATCTGCCTTCATTGGGTAGATGGGACGTAGCCCAATCTACTAGTGTACTCCGCTTATTAAATAAGCCTACAAGTTTGTATACCCACAAAGAAGCCCATAAGCCCTTGCGTAGCTCTAACTGTCTAACCGAGTGTCTACTTTACGCGTGCCTTACCAAGGTCTCACGTGCATGTTcatgaaggattttggcaagaaaattaaaatttttaatttatgttcacatcatatgtagcaatggtattgaaaagtttacatggtttttcaagaaataaaatgtataaacatgtaaactactttgtaccttgtaatttgatttgaagtttggaagcttgaatcactaaaataagtgatctcttgacttacaccattcaaggaagaaaaatggagaaacgagaagcttttcccggcaaagaagaagaagaaaagaaaaatgtgcatttttctttattttctctcacatttattgcattaaaacttgataattatcaagttaaaacacatgcttaattctcattggttgataaataagagaaatgagaatttgacacatgttaagtcatttgtgcccaaaattaatcattttaactttctaaacaatttaaaaggtgtaaaatgacaattttgccccttttctgaatcttattcgaaaagcataatttttatcctcggaaagtgctagccaaccatggataaatattttcagcttcataacaccattttcttccttgaaatataggtgtgaccttcaaagttcatagtgacgtagctGTGGACCCCATAtcggacgatacgtttcattatatcattatataacctaaaactgtcattaaccgatatacttcattttccgctacaaaatgaagctcccactgatcatgtggtatcatctagcaatgtcccatgacccctacatcacaatgaaatacaagcttcacataatatcaaatgaacctttcttactcacacttaccatgtagtccaatccttccgtcattacatcccgattaaacttggattcatggaatgtcaaaatccaatatttaatcttttcgaatatcaagcaatacatcataacgtgtcACATCGAAACTTTTttcttgtggtcttttatctacactgaccagtgtcttagattttcatgtttctcgatattcgtatagGAACTCGGGTGCAGTCGAGCTGACGAATCCTTgcatgatcatcacttgtcctctcgctcaagcaacatatgatcaaaacggcttctgaacgagaTATGATTAGcttcgtggtatacaccgtatgaaccatacgttccggaatgaagcacaactgtgatatctcaagtcaaaggatctatacactagtatgattcacgatgtatcattgactacatattaatgtccatgtgatcatcgttcagcggtcacgttcgataaacaatataataaaataacctttgatcagttctctaaccatcaaatggttccattgtttacccatgtgtatatccaccatgtctaatatcatccattgatatactatggtgatatagcacacacccactatgtaatactattgcccaaacagattgcctatgtagggaacgatttgataacgtttattaaaactcatcgggacctttcacatgtcgtatgcatgtagttaatatggatgt comes from the Mangifera indica cultivar Alphonso unplaced genomic scaffold, CATAS_Mindica_2.1 Un_0102, whole genome shotgun sequence genome and includes:
- the LOC123207771 gene encoding solute carrier family 40 member 2-like isoform X1, whose translation is MEREPLIVQEQPPLPSSLLTYLYVAYFLARWGARMWEFSVALYMISIWPDSLLFAAIYGAIESASTALFGSIIGQWVERLTYKKALRIWLVSQNLSFIIAGVSVIALLVFSTLKSTNFGAFILLLLLTDISGAVGALSTLAGTILIEREWVVVISESHAPEVLTKINSIIRRIDLICKLIAPVISGFIISFVSLKASAMALAIWTCTTVWLEFWLFMSVYNGIPALSERSQTKMTTTSLLTDPEESSSTSQETENLLSHGGDNRAITERSLRRKIADWLSNAPFIGAWRAYMQQTVVLPGVALALLYFTVLSFGTLMIAALEWEGIQAYVISIARGISATIGISATVVYPILQSRILTLRTGLWSIWSQWTCLLVCVASIWVPNGLLAAYMLMVGVAISRLGLWMFDLSVIQQMQDLVSESERCVVGGVQNSLQSTMDFMAYIMGIVISNPQDFWKLNLMSFLAVTLAAFLYSFHIYRIRKHLFHFEKFASVQMFIISRLGASQN
- the LOC123207771 gene encoding solute carrier family 40 member 2-like isoform X2; translated protein: MEREPLIVQEQPPLPSSLLTYLYVAYFLARWGARMWEFSVALYMISIWPDSLLFAAIYGAIESASTALFGSIIGQWVERLTYKKALRIWLVSQNLSFIIAGVSVIALLVFSTLKSTNFGAFILLLLLTDISGAVGALSTLAGTILIEREWVVVISESHAPEVLTKINSIIRRIDLICKLIAPVISGFIISFVSLKASAMALAIWTCTTVWLEFWLFMSVYNGIPALSERSQTKMTTTSLLTDPEESSSTSQETENLLSHGGDNRAITERSLRRKIADWLSNAPFIGAWRAYMQQTVVLPGVALALLYFTVLSFGTLMIAALEWEGIQAYVISIARGISATIGISATVVYPILQSRILTLRTGLWSIWSQWTCLLVCVASIWVPNGLLAAYMLMVGVAISRLGLWMFDLSVIQQMQDLVSESERCVVGGVQNSLQSTMDFMAYIMGIVISNPQGLAQIQNVQFKQTRASMRLLEKLLESIT